A genome region from Pseudomonas pergaminensis includes the following:
- a CDS encoding AraC family transcriptional regulator, which produces MSSQTIQRFDLEGARSWMSGICGPHRLATATPERLRFHHSANVFKSRATTLGVIEYGTDVTIDIEDAEHFSSYSLSLPLVGEQELSKNGERLSSNRDQGVIISPNEHQVLAISGDCRKLQVVITRAAMSESLEGLLQRPIEAPLRFESVMDAVDGASASWWRMARYFIAELEHGSELYGQAAFTCDLESSLIKGLILAQPNNYSEELRDVLGVKLPHYLIRARQYIHDNAREAVHLEDLEAAAGVSRFKLFDAFRKYFALSPMAYLRKYRLGVVRQEILEHGSTRTISEIALGWGFTHLGRFSAEYRKLFDESPSQTLQRKRLRSL; this is translated from the coding sequence ATGAGCAGCCAAACGATTCAACGCTTCGACCTGGAAGGTGCCCGCAGCTGGATGTCCGGCATCTGCGGGCCCCATCGCCTGGCCACCGCCACGCCCGAACGCCTGCGCTTTCACCACAGCGCCAACGTATTCAAGTCCCGCGCCACCACCTTGGGTGTGATCGAGTACGGCACCGATGTAACCATCGACATCGAAGACGCCGAGCACTTCAGCAGCTACAGCCTGAGCCTGCCGCTGGTGGGCGAGCAGGAGTTGAGCAAGAACGGTGAGCGCTTGAGTTCCAACCGCGACCAGGGCGTGATCATCTCGCCCAATGAGCATCAGGTGCTGGCGATCTCTGGCGACTGCCGCAAGTTGCAGGTGGTGATCACGCGTGCGGCCATGAGTGAGTCACTGGAAGGTTTGCTGCAACGGCCCATCGAAGCGCCGCTGCGCTTTGAATCGGTGATGGACGCGGTAGACGGCGCGTCGGCCTCGTGGTGGCGCATGGCGCGCTACTTCATCGCCGAGCTGGAGCACGGCAGCGAGTTGTATGGCCAGGCCGCCTTTACCTGCGACCTGGAAAGCTCGCTGATCAAGGGCCTTATCCTGGCCCAGCCGAATAACTATTCCGAAGAACTGCGCGATGTCCTCGGTGTGAAGCTTCCGCACTACCTGATCCGTGCGCGCCAGTACATCCACGACAACGCCCGCGAAGCCGTGCACCTGGAAGACCTGGAAGCCGCTGCGGGGGTGTCGCGGTTCAAGCTGTTCGATGCCTTTCGCAAATACTTCGCGCTGTCGCCCATGGCCTATCTGAGGAAGTACCGGCTGGGCGTCGTGCGCCAGGAAATCCTTGAACACGGCTCTACCCGTACCATCTCTGAGATCGCCCTGGGCTGGGGCTTTACCCACCTGGGGCGGTTCTCGGCGGAGTATCGAAAATTGTTCGACGAGTCCCCTAGCCAAACCCTGCAGCGCAAGCGCCTGCGCAGCCTTTGA
- the antB gene encoding anthranilate 1,2-dioxygenase small subunit, producing the protein MNAQLQYQIEQFFYRKSELCDAQDWDAYVQLFDPQSEFHLPQWDSEHVYTRDPKREMSLIYYANRSGLEDRVFRLRTGKAASATPMPRTLHLINNVRIAEQPDGTLEVKLNWHTLFYRLATSEQFYGQATYSLKPHGDSWLITRKHALLLNDTINSVLDFYHL; encoded by the coding sequence ATGAATGCGCAACTGCAGTACCAGATCGAGCAGTTCTTCTACCGTAAATCCGAGCTGTGCGACGCCCAGGATTGGGACGCCTATGTGCAATTGTTCGACCCGCAGAGTGAGTTCCACCTACCGCAGTGGGACTCGGAGCACGTCTACACCCGCGACCCCAAGCGCGAGATGTCGCTGATCTATTACGCCAACCGCTCGGGCCTGGAGGACCGCGTGTTCCGCCTGCGCACCGGCAAGGCGGCGTCAGCCACGCCGATGCCGCGCACCTTGCACCTGATCAATAACGTGCGCATTGCGGAGCAACCGGATGGCACGCTGGAGGTGAAATTGAACTGGCACACGTTGTTCTATCGCTTGGCTACGTCGGAGCAGTTCTACGGACAGGCTACCTACAGCCTCAAGCCCCATGGCGACAGTTGGTTGATCACCCGCAAACACGCGTTGCTGCTCAACGACACCATCAACTCGGTGCTGGATTTCTATCACCTCTAA
- the antA gene encoding anthranilate 1,2-dioxygenase large subunit, with protein sequence MSGARSVEQWKTFIEGCLDFRPADEVFRIARDMFTEPELFDLEMELIFEKNWIYACHESELANNHDFVTMRAGRQPMIITRDGEGRLNALINACQHRGTTLTRVGKGNQSTFTCPFHAWCYKSDGRLVKVKAPGEYPEGFDKATRGLKKARIESYKGFVFISLDVKGTDSLEDFLGDAKVFFDMMVAQSATGELEVLPGKSAYTYDGNWKLQNENGLDGYHVSTVHYNYVATVQHRQQVNTENGTGAGSTLDYSKLGAGDANTDDGWFAFNNGHSLLFSDMPNPSVRSGYATIMPRLVEEHGQQKAEWMMHRLRNLNIYPSLFFLDQISSQLRIIRPVAWDKTEIISQCLGVKNESDADRENRIRQFEDFFNVSGMGTPDDLVEFREAQRGFQGRLERWSDISRGSHRWETGPTPNSEAIGIQPAMTGTEFTHEGLYVNQHRNWQQFLLKGLDNQALTLREVK encoded by the coding sequence ATGAGTGGTGCAAGAAGCGTCGAGCAGTGGAAAACATTTATCGAAGGTTGTCTGGATTTTCGCCCGGCGGACGAGGTGTTCCGTATCGCCCGCGACATGTTCACCGAGCCGGAACTGTTTGATCTGGAGATGGAACTGATCTTCGAAAAGAACTGGATCTACGCCTGCCACGAAAGCGAACTGGCCAACAACCACGACTTCGTGACGATGCGCGCCGGGCGCCAGCCGATGATCATCACCCGCGATGGCGAAGGTCGGCTCAATGCACTGATCAATGCTTGCCAACATCGCGGCACCACGCTTACCCGTGTCGGCAAGGGCAACCAATCCACCTTCACCTGCCCGTTCCACGCCTGGTGCTACAAGAGCGACGGCCGGCTGGTTAAGGTCAAGGCGCCGGGGGAATACCCGGAGGGTTTCGACAAGGCCACACGCGGCCTGAAAAAGGCGCGTATCGAGAGCTACAAGGGCTTCGTGTTTATCAGCCTGGACGTGAAGGGCACCGACAGCCTGGAGGACTTCCTCGGCGACGCCAAAGTGTTCTTCGACATGATGGTTGCGCAGTCTGCCACCGGCGAGCTGGAAGTGCTGCCGGGCAAGTCTGCCTACACCTACGACGGCAACTGGAAGCTGCAGAACGAAAACGGCCTGGACGGTTATCACGTCAGCACCGTGCACTATAACTACGTGGCCACGGTGCAGCATCGCCAACAGGTGAACACCGAGAACGGCACCGGCGCAGGCAGCACCCTAGACTACAGCAAGCTCGGTGCCGGCGATGCGAACACCGATGACGGCTGGTTCGCCTTCAACAACGGCCACAGCCTGTTGTTCAGCGACATGCCCAACCCCAGCGTGCGCTCCGGCTACGCCACCATCATGCCGCGCCTGGTAGAAGAACACGGCCAGCAAAAGGCAGAGTGGATGATGCACCGCCTGCGCAATTTGAATATCTACCCGAGCCTGTTCTTTCTCGACCAGATCAGCTCGCAACTGCGCATCATCCGCCCGGTGGCGTGGGACAAGACCGAGATCATCAGCCAGTGCCTGGGGGTGAAGAACGAGTCCGACGCCGACCGTGAAAACCGCATTCGCCAGTTTGAGGATTTCTTCAACGTATCGGGCATGGGCACGCCGGATGACCTGGTGGAATTCCGCGAAGCCCAGCGCGGCTTCCAGGGCCGGCTTGAGCGCTGGAGCGATATCTCACGCGGCAGCCATCGCTGGGAAACCGGGCCCACGCCGAACAGCGAAGCCATCGGCATCCAACCGGCCATGACCGGCACCGAATTCACCCATGAAGGCCTTTACGTGAACCAGCACCGCAACTGGCAGCAATTCCTGCTCAAGGGCTTGGACAACCAAGCGCTGACACTGCGGGAGGTGAAGTGA